In the Malaya genurostris strain Urasoe2022 chromosome 1, Malgen_1.1, whole genome shotgun sequence genome, one interval contains:
- the LOC131432441 gene encoding multiple coagulation factor deficiency protein 2 homolog isoform X6, translating into MKQLALTLGLFAVVAFSQRVVPGVNPNQYQQQQQGQYHQPPPPQYNNQQPPHQQQQQQHYQQPPQYQQQQQVPVQQQYQQPPAQHQQHPGQAPHQGQPQQVLHTNNLQHEKQHIAEHMDVPIDTSKMSEQELQFHYFKMHDSDNNNKLDGCELIKSLIHWHDIAEEGEKKHGEGEQRTEAHPQDDETLQSLIDPILELMDKDHDGYISYMEYRTAEASQAAKDAV; encoded by the exons ATGAAACAGCTTGCGCTAACCTTGGGACTGTTCGCAGTAGTGGCTTTCAGTCAGCGGGTCGTTCCAGGAGTGAATCCAAACCAGTAT caacaacaacaacaaggaCAATACCATCAACCTCCTCCGCCACAGTACAATAATCAGCAACCCCCAcatcagcaacaacaacaacaacactat CAACAACCGCCTCAataccaacaacagcaacaggTTCCAGTACAGCAACAGTACCAGCAACCACCCGCCCAACATCAACAACATCCCGGTCAGGCACCACATCAGGGTCAACCGCAGCAGGTGTTGCACACAAACAATCTACAGCATGAGAAGCA ACACATCGCCGAGCATATGGATGTTCCAATCGATACCAGTAAAATGAGTGAACAGGAACTGCAGTTCCATTACTTCAAGATGCACGATTCGGACAATAACAATAAATTGGACGGTTGTGAGTTGATCAAATCGCTGATTCACTGGCACG ACATCGCCGAAGAAGGTGAGAAAAAGCATGGAGAGGGTGAGCAACGGACGGAGGCACACCCACAGGATGACGAAACGCTGCAATCACTGATCGATCCTATCCTGGAGCTGATGGACAAGGACCACGACGGATACATTTCCTACATGGAGTATCGTACGGCGGAGGCGTCTCAGGCGGCGAAAGATGCCGTCTAG
- the LOC131432441 gene encoding multiple coagulation factor deficiency protein 2 homolog isoform X3, whose translation MKQLALTLGLFAVVAFSQRVVPGVNPNQYQQQQQGQYHQPPPPQYNNQQPPHQQQQQQHYQQQPPQYQQQQQVPVQQQYQQPPAQHQQHPGQAPHQGQPQQVLHTNNLQHEKQHIAEHMDVPIDTSKMSEQELQFHYFKMHDSDNNNKLDGCELIKSLIHWHDIAEEGEKKHGEGEQRTEAHPQDDETLQSLIDPILELMDKDHDGYISYMEYRTAEASQAAKDAV comes from the exons ATGAAACAGCTTGCGCTAACCTTGGGACTGTTCGCAGTAGTGGCTTTCAGTCAGCGGGTCGTTCCAGGAGTGAATCCAAACCAGTAT caacaacaacaacaaggaCAATACCATCAACCTCCTCCGCCACAGTACAATAATCAGCAACCCCCAcatcagcaacaacaacaacaacactat CAGCAACAACCGCCTCAataccaacaacagcaacaggTTCCAGTACAGCAACAGTACCAGCAACCACCCGCCCAACATCAACAACATCCCGGTCAGGCACCACATCAGGGTCAACCGCAGCAGGTGTTGCACACAAACAATCTACAGCATGAGAAGCA ACACATCGCCGAGCATATGGATGTTCCAATCGATACCAGTAAAATGAGTGAACAGGAACTGCAGTTCCATTACTTCAAGATGCACGATTCGGACAATAACAATAAATTGGACGGTTGTGAGTTGATCAAATCGCTGATTCACTGGCACG ACATCGCCGAAGAAGGTGAGAAAAAGCATGGAGAGGGTGAGCAACGGACGGAGGCACACCCACAGGATGACGAAACGCTGCAATCACTGATCGATCCTATCCTGGAGCTGATGGACAAGGACCACGACGGATACATTTCCTACATGGAGTATCGTACGGCGGAGGCGTCTCAGGCGGCGAAAGATGCCGTCTAG
- the LOC131432441 gene encoding multiple coagulation factor deficiency protein 2 homolog isoform X1: MKQLALTLGLFAVVAFSQRVVPGVNPNQYQQQQQQGQYHQPPPPQYNNQQPPHQQQQQQHYQQQPPQYQQQQQVPVQQQYQQPPAQHQQHPGQAPHQGQPQQVLHTNNLQHEKQHIAEHMDVPIDTSKMSEQELQFHYFKMHDSDNNNKLDGCELIKSLIHWHDIAEEGEKKHGEGEQRTEAHPQDDETLQSLIDPILELMDKDHDGYISYMEYRTAEASQAAKDAV, from the exons ATGAAACAGCTTGCGCTAACCTTGGGACTGTTCGCAGTAGTGGCTTTCAGTCAGCGGGTCGTTCCAGGAGTGAATCCAAACCAGTAT cagcaacaacaacaacaaggaCAATACCATCAACCTCCTCCGCCACAGTACAATAATCAGCAACCCCCAcatcagcaacaacaacaacaacactat CAGCAACAACCGCCTCAataccaacaacagcaacaggTTCCAGTACAGCAACAGTACCAGCAACCACCCGCCCAACATCAACAACATCCCGGTCAGGCACCACATCAGGGTCAACCGCAGCAGGTGTTGCACACAAACAATCTACAGCATGAGAAGCA ACACATCGCCGAGCATATGGATGTTCCAATCGATACCAGTAAAATGAGTGAACAGGAACTGCAGTTCCATTACTTCAAGATGCACGATTCGGACAATAACAATAAATTGGACGGTTGTGAGTTGATCAAATCGCTGATTCACTGGCACG ACATCGCCGAAGAAGGTGAGAAAAAGCATGGAGAGGGTGAGCAACGGACGGAGGCACACCCACAGGATGACGAAACGCTGCAATCACTGATCGATCCTATCCTGGAGCTGATGGACAAGGACCACGACGGATACATTTCCTACATGGAGTATCGTACGGCGGAGGCGTCTCAGGCGGCGAAAGATGCCGTCTAG
- the LOC131432441 gene encoding multiple coagulation factor deficiency protein 2 homolog isoform X4, with protein sequence MKQLALTLGLFAVVAFSQRVVPGVNPNQYQQQQQQGQYHQPPPPQYNNQQPPHQQQQQQHYQQPPQYQQQQQVPVQQQYQQPPAQHQQHPGQAPHQGQPQQVLHTNNLQHEKQHIAEHMDVPIDTSKMSEQELQFHYFKMHDSDNNNKLDGCELIKSLIHWHDIAEEGEKKHGEGEQRTEAHPQDDETLQSLIDPILELMDKDHDGYISYMEYRTAEASQAAKDAV encoded by the exons ATGAAACAGCTTGCGCTAACCTTGGGACTGTTCGCAGTAGTGGCTTTCAGTCAGCGGGTCGTTCCAGGAGTGAATCCAAACCAGTAT cagcaacaacaacaacaaggaCAATACCATCAACCTCCTCCGCCACAGTACAATAATCAGCAACCCCCAcatcagcaacaacaacaacaacactat CAACAACCGCCTCAataccaacaacagcaacaggTTCCAGTACAGCAACAGTACCAGCAACCACCCGCCCAACATCAACAACATCCCGGTCAGGCACCACATCAGGGTCAACCGCAGCAGGTGTTGCACACAAACAATCTACAGCATGAGAAGCA ACACATCGCCGAGCATATGGATGTTCCAATCGATACCAGTAAAATGAGTGAACAGGAACTGCAGTTCCATTACTTCAAGATGCACGATTCGGACAATAACAATAAATTGGACGGTTGTGAGTTGATCAAATCGCTGATTCACTGGCACG ACATCGCCGAAGAAGGTGAGAAAAAGCATGGAGAGGGTGAGCAACGGACGGAGGCACACCCACAGGATGACGAAACGCTGCAATCACTGATCGATCCTATCCTGGAGCTGATGGACAAGGACCACGACGGATACATTTCCTACATGGAGTATCGTACGGCGGAGGCGTCTCAGGCGGCGAAAGATGCCGTCTAG
- the LOC131432441 gene encoding multiple coagulation factor deficiency protein 2 homolog isoform X8 codes for MKQLALTLGLFAVVAFSQRVVPGVNPNQYQQQQQQGQYHQPPPPQYNNQQPPHQQQQQQHYQQQPPQYQQQQQVPVQQQYQQPPAQHQQHPGQAPHQGQPQQVLHTNNLQHEKQHIAEHMDVPIDTSKMSEQELQFHYFKMHDSDNNNKLDGCELIKSLIHWHGDEPKGSDEKSDKPVHLYSDEQLTTIVKAVMGNMDKNDDGYIEWTEYVKSST; via the exons ATGAAACAGCTTGCGCTAACCTTGGGACTGTTCGCAGTAGTGGCTTTCAGTCAGCGGGTCGTTCCAGGAGTGAATCCAAACCAGTAT cagcaacaacaacaacaaggaCAATACCATCAACCTCCTCCGCCACAGTACAATAATCAGCAACCCCCAcatcagcaacaacaacaacaacactat CAGCAACAACCGCCTCAataccaacaacagcaacaggTTCCAGTACAGCAACAGTACCAGCAACCACCCGCCCAACATCAACAACATCCCGGTCAGGCACCACATCAGGGTCAACCGCAGCAGGTGTTGCACACAAACAATCTACAGCATGAGAAGCA ACACATCGCCGAGCATATGGATGTTCCAATCGATACCAGTAAAATGAGTGAACAGGAACTGCAGTTCCATTACTTCAAGATGCACGATTCGGACAATAACAATAAATTGGACGGTTGTGAGTTGATCAAATCGCTGATTCACTGGCACG GAGACGAACCCAAGGGTTCAGACGAGAAGAGCGACAAACCGGTCCACCTGTATAGCGATGAGCAGCTGACAACCATCGTGAAGGCAGTTATGGGTAATATGGACAAAAACGATGACGGCTACATCGAATGGACCGAGTACGTCAAATCTTCGACGTAG
- the LOC131432441 gene encoding multiple coagulation factor deficiency protein 2 homolog isoform X7 has translation MKQLALTLGLFAVVAFSQRVVPGVNPNQYQQQQQQGQYHQPPPPQYNNQQPPHQQQQQQHYQQQPPQYQQQQQVPVQQQYQQPPAQHQQHPGQAPHQGQPQQVLHTNNLQHEKQHIAEHMDVPIDTSKMSEQELQFHYFKMHDSDNNNKLDGCELIKSLIHWHDHKSTTEKETVIVYEDDDLKSIVQMTLNQMDANQDGYIDYAEYRMSDVSANRNDDFPHGRH, from the exons ATGAAACAGCTTGCGCTAACCTTGGGACTGTTCGCAGTAGTGGCTTTCAGTCAGCGGGTCGTTCCAGGAGTGAATCCAAACCAGTAT cagcaacaacaacaacaaggaCAATACCATCAACCTCCTCCGCCACAGTACAATAATCAGCAACCCCCAcatcagcaacaacaacaacaacactat CAGCAACAACCGCCTCAataccaacaacagcaacaggTTCCAGTACAGCAACAGTACCAGCAACCACCCGCCCAACATCAACAACATCCCGGTCAGGCACCACATCAGGGTCAACCGCAGCAGGTGTTGCACACAAACAATCTACAGCATGAGAAGCA ACACATCGCCGAGCATATGGATGTTCCAATCGATACCAGTAAAATGAGTGAACAGGAACTGCAGTTCCATTACTTCAAGATGCACGATTCGGACAATAACAATAAATTGGACGGTTGTGAGTTGATCAAATCGCTGATTCACTGGCACG ACCACAAATCGACAACGGAAAAAGAAACCGTCATTGTGTATGAAGACGACGATTTGAAAAGTATCGTCCAAATGACGCTGAACCAAATGGACGCTAACCAGGACGGCTACATCGACTATGCCGAATATCGAATGTCCGATGTTAGTGCCAACCGCAACGACGATTTTCCGCATGGacgacattga
- the LOC131432441 gene encoding multiple coagulation factor deficiency protein 2 homolog isoform X2, translating to MKQLALTLGLFAVVAFSQRVVPGVNPNQYQQQQQQGQYHQPPPPQYNNQQPPHQQQQQQHYQQQPPQYQQQQQVPVQQQYQQPPAQHQQHPGQAPHQGQPQQVLHTNNLQHEKQHIAEHMDVPIDTSKMSEQELQFHYFKMHDSDNNNKLDGCELIKSLIHWHEESKNQEPHGQTSQDKIFSNDELSALIDPILNSDDYNRDGFIDYPEFVRAQHKAATQDGKPSQ from the exons ATGAAACAGCTTGCGCTAACCTTGGGACTGTTCGCAGTAGTGGCTTTCAGTCAGCGGGTCGTTCCAGGAGTGAATCCAAACCAGTAT cagcaacaacaacaacaaggaCAATACCATCAACCTCCTCCGCCACAGTACAATAATCAGCAACCCCCAcatcagcaacaacaacaacaacactat CAGCAACAACCGCCTCAataccaacaacagcaacaggTTCCAGTACAGCAACAGTACCAGCAACCACCCGCCCAACATCAACAACATCCCGGTCAGGCACCACATCAGGGTCAACCGCAGCAGGTGTTGCACACAAACAATCTACAGCATGAGAAGCA ACACATCGCCGAGCATATGGATGTTCCAATCGATACCAGTAAAATGAGTGAACAGGAACTGCAGTTCCATTACTTCAAGATGCACGATTCGGACAATAACAATAAATTGGACGGTTGTGAGTTGATCAAATCGCTGATTCACTGGCACG AGGAAAGCAAAAACCAGGAACCGCACGGCCAAACTTCCCAGGACAAAATCTTCTCCAACGACGAACTGTCCGCTTTGATCGATCCGATCCTAAATTCGGACGATTACAACCGGGACGGCTTCATCGACTATCCGGAGTTTGTGCGGGCGCAGCACAAGGCGGCCACTCAGGATGGAAAACCGTCGCAGTGA
- the LOC131432441 gene encoding multiple coagulation factor deficiency protein 2 homolog isoform X5 → MKQLALTLGLFAVVAFSQRVVPGVNPNQYQQQQQQGQYHQPPPPQYNNQQPPHQQQQQQHYQQPPQYQQQQQVPVQQQYQQPPAQHQQHPGQAPHQGQPQQVLHTNNLQHEKQHIAEHMDVPIDTSKMSEQELQFHYFKMHDSDNNNKLDGCELIKSLIHWHEESKNQEPHGQTSQDKIFSNDELSALIDPILNSDDYNRDGFIDYPEFVRAQHKAATQDGKPSQ, encoded by the exons ATGAAACAGCTTGCGCTAACCTTGGGACTGTTCGCAGTAGTGGCTTTCAGTCAGCGGGTCGTTCCAGGAGTGAATCCAAACCAGTAT cagcaacaacaacaacaaggaCAATACCATCAACCTCCTCCGCCACAGTACAATAATCAGCAACCCCCAcatcagcaacaacaacaacaacactat CAACAACCGCCTCAataccaacaacagcaacaggTTCCAGTACAGCAACAGTACCAGCAACCACCCGCCCAACATCAACAACATCCCGGTCAGGCACCACATCAGGGTCAACCGCAGCAGGTGTTGCACACAAACAATCTACAGCATGAGAAGCA ACACATCGCCGAGCATATGGATGTTCCAATCGATACCAGTAAAATGAGTGAACAGGAACTGCAGTTCCATTACTTCAAGATGCACGATTCGGACAATAACAATAAATTGGACGGTTGTGAGTTGATCAAATCGCTGATTCACTGGCACG AGGAAAGCAAAAACCAGGAACCGCACGGCCAAACTTCCCAGGACAAAATCTTCTCCAACGACGAACTGTCCGCTTTGATCGATCCGATCCTAAATTCGGACGATTACAACCGGGACGGCTTCATCGACTATCCGGAGTTTGTGCGGGCGCAGCACAAGGCGGCCACTCAGGATGGAAAACCGTCGCAGTGA